From one Triticum urartu cultivar G1812 chromosome 3, Tu2.1, whole genome shotgun sequence genomic stretch:
- the LOC125547958 gene encoding myb-related protein Hv33-like — protein sequence MVEKPASQADVGGDVEAHKERKGLWSPEEDERLYTRITRHGVSTWSSVAQLAGLRRSGKSCRLRWMNYLRPDLKKEPISKREEETIISLQKSLGNRWSVIAGKMPGRTDNEIKNYWNSRIRKRQTLSTGGGKGDSGLAKQGDLPAADDKASVLAGPRGKEPVSSMASGATVPPVPARFPLFACQLLGGGGGAAAIAAAGTTESTTTHENNGAGSESDAASVGNGSAAGDDGREGHYYYCAVDGDIDMVHLMSFDDLLEYPAGDLLMDAWDQNGLYSTNTGNSVD from the exons ATGGTGGAGAAGCCGGCGAGCCAGGCCGACGTCGGCGGCGATGTGGAGGCGCATAAGGAGAGGAAGGGGCTGTGGTCGCCGGAGGAGGACGAGCGGCTGTACACCCGGATCACCAGGCACGGCGTGTCCACCTGGAGCTCCGTGGCGCAGCTCGCCGGGCTGCGGCGGAGCGGCAAGAGCTGCCGGCTGAGGTGGATGAACTACCTCCGGCCGGACCTTAAGAAGGAGCCCATCTCCAAGCGTGAGGAGGAGACCATCATCTCCCTCCAGAAATCACTCGGCAACAG ATGGTCGGTGATCGCGGGGAAGATGCCGGGGAGGACGGACAACGAAATCAAGAACTACTGGAACTCCCGCATCAGGAAGCGCCAGACCCTCAGCACCGGCGGCGGGAAGGGCGACAGCGGCCTCGCAAAGCAGGGTGACCTTCCGGCCGCCGATGACAAGGCCTCCGTGCTAGCAGGGCCCCGAGGGAAGGAACCGGTTAGCAGCATGGCCTCCGGGGCGACGGTGCCTCCTGTTCCGGCACGGTTCCCACTGTTCGCGTGCCAGCTTCTTGGCGGTGGCGGAGGGGCCGCCGCAATTGCAGCTGCAGGCACCACCGAGTCGACAACCACTCACGAGAACAACGGCGCCGGCTCAGAGAGCGATGCTGCTAGCGTGGGCAACGGCAGCGCTGCCGGCGACGATGGTCGGGAGGGACATTACTACTACTGCGCCGTCGACGGCGACATTGACATGGTCCATCTCATGTCGTTCGATGACCTTCTCGAGTACCCGGCCGGCGATCTGCTCATGGATGCGTGGGATCAGAACGGACTCTACTCCACGAATACGGGGAACTCTGTTGATTGA